A genome region from Flavobacterium sp. CFS9 includes the following:
- a CDS encoding M20/M25/M40 family metallo-hydrolase, with translation MRKIIVSMFVLSQCFNVHGQSIDKIITNKEVSRIEKILSADDMQGRRTFTPGIEKASAFIESEFKKIGLQTFNSAPNYRQEFSMTASKAVSSKITIDGKEINNNQVVTFSYLPQVSLTEKSDVSIVKINKGDSFGEKFNEYYKSAKNLLVLVDSSFDKILPNIQHIDRITANPGNNTVVFVFGTTEATTFSVEQTNTISKKALNNVVGILPGKTKPNEYVIFSGHYDHIGVGSPEEGAPHPATDSIYNGANDDAAGTTAVIMLAKYFKKQNNNERTIIFTTFTAEELGGYGAKYFSKQLAPEQVIAMFNIEMIGTESKWGKNSAYITGFEKSNMGQILQTNLTGTSFNFYADPYPDQQLFYRSDNATLARLGVPAHTISTSKMDNEPTYHTADDEFETLDIDNMTQIIKSIALSSSSIISGKDTPTRVNTTQLKQSK, from the coding sequence ATGAGAAAAATTATTGTAAGTATGTTTGTTCTAAGTCAATGTTTTAATGTACATGGACAATCGATAGATAAAATTATTACGAACAAAGAAGTAAGTCGCATAGAGAAAATACTTTCGGCTGATGATATGCAAGGCAGAAGAACTTTTACTCCCGGTATTGAAAAAGCATCCGCCTTTATAGAATCTGAGTTTAAGAAAATTGGTTTGCAAACTTTCAATTCAGCACCAAATTACAGACAAGAATTTTCGATGACTGCCTCTAAAGCCGTTTCTTCAAAAATTACTATTGATGGTAAAGAAATAAATAACAATCAGGTTGTAACCTTCTCCTACCTCCCTCAAGTTTCTTTAACGGAAAAAAGCGATGTTTCCATTGTAAAAATCAATAAAGGAGACAGCTTTGGCGAGAAATTTAATGAATATTATAAAAGTGCAAAAAATCTTTTGGTCTTAGTTGACTCTTCATTTGATAAGATTTTACCAAATATTCAACATATTGATCGAATAACTGCTAATCCGGGAAACAATACGGTTGTGTTTGTTTTTGGAACCACAGAAGCGACCACTTTTTCTGTTGAACAAACGAATACAATCTCTAAAAAAGCATTGAATAATGTTGTTGGAATATTACCCGGAAAAACGAAACCAAATGAGTATGTGATTTTTTCAGGGCATTATGATCATATTGGTGTAGGCTCTCCTGAAGAAGGTGCTCCGCATCCTGCAACGGATTCTATTTATAATGGAGCTAATGATGATGCTGCCGGAACAACAGCAGTAATTATGCTTGCGAAATATTTTAAAAAACAAAACAACAACGAGCGTACTATTATTTTTACCACATTTACAGCGGAAGAATTAGGTGGTTATGGAGCCAAATATTTTTCTAAACAGCTTGCGCCGGAACAAGTGATTGCGATGTTCAATATTGAAATGATAGGAACAGAATCGAAATGGGGCAAAAACTCTGCTTACATTACAGGCTTCGAAAAGTCGAATATGGGGCAGATTTTACAAACTAATTTAACTGGAACAAGCTTTAATTTTTATGCAGACCCTTATCCGGATCAACAATTATTCTACCGCTCAGACAATGCTACTTTAGCCAGACTTGGAGTTCCTGCTCACACCATTTCTACTTCAAAAATGGATAATGAGCCAACATATCACACTGCCGATGATGAATTTGAAACCTTAGATATTGATAACATGACTCAAATCATAAAATCAATTGCACTAAGTTCTTCTTCGATTATTAGCGGAAAAGATACGCCAACAAGAGTCAATACTACGCAATTAAAACAAAGCAAGTAA
- a CDS encoding GNAT family N-acetyltransferase, with the protein MSTLYQSPRIIIREFLPQEQQTFLNLFKDNQVTQYLPDTSPERYVEMFNELLENYEKKNLSRWAIFDATNNNFIGMCVARIFIHNINQIEIGYVLSREYWGKGIATEVCKAITQYSFANTNTKEVVAITDLHNTGSQNVLQKAGFERLNNLIRNEEELAYFKIGRL; encoded by the coding sequence ATGTCTACTCTTTATCAAAGCCCAAGAATTATTATTCGAGAATTTTTACCTCAAGAGCAACAAACATTTTTAAATCTTTTTAAAGACAATCAAGTTACACAGTACCTTCCTGATACTTCACCGGAAAGATATGTAGAGATGTTTAATGAATTGCTTGAAAACTATGAAAAGAAAAATCTTAGTCGATGGGCGATATTTGACGCTACAAACAATAATTTCATAGGAATGTGTGTTGCTCGTATTTTTATACACAACATAAACCAAATAGAGATTGGGTATGTACTCAGCAGGGAATATTGGGGAAAAGGCATTGCTACAGAAGTATGCAAAGCAATAACACAATATAGTTTTGCAAATACTAATACAAAAGAAGTTGTAGCCATAACAGATCTCCATAACACCGGATCACAAAATGTACTGCAAAAAGCCGGATTTGAACGATTAAATAATCTGATCAGAAATGAAGAAGAGCTGGCTTATTTTAAGATAGGACGATTATAA
- a CDS encoding DUF1493 family protein, with protein MNDGYDLIQLKLLVNEVFGIDNINLDTVVNKLQTVSEDNDRFIVLFKTKFKIDMNTFNYYEYFDEDEFILISIFRRIFRTKKEKKSLTVEHLLSIINKGEWFEPDL; from the coding sequence ATGAATGATGGTTATGATTTGATTCAGCTTAAGTTGTTGGTAAATGAAGTTTTTGGGATAGATAATATCAATTTGGACACAGTAGTAAATAAACTCCAAACAGTATCAGAAGATAATGATCGGTTTATAGTTTTATTTAAGACCAAATTTAAAATAGACATGAATACTTTTAATTATTATGAATATTTTGATGAAGATGAATTTATATTGATTTCAATTTTTAGGAGAATCTTTAGAACTAAAAAAGAAAAGAAATCATTAACTGTGGAACATTTGTTATCAATTATAAATAAAGGGGAATGGTTTGAACCTGATCTCTAA
- a CDS encoding GIY-YIG nuclease family protein, whose product MEEFVVYILYSEKFNKTYTGFASNLIERFKSHNLLETKGYTLKFRPWKVIHVEFFNSKSEAMKREKYLKTGIGREFIKDLIQKL is encoded by the coding sequence ATGGAAGAATTCGTTGTTTACATTCTGTATTCAGAAAAGTTCAATAAAACCTATACCGGTTTTGCTTCTAATTTAATTGAAAGATTCAAATCTCACAATCTTCTTGAAACAAAAGGTTATACCCTAAAATTCAGACCATGGAAAGTAATTCATGTAGAATTTTTTAATTCTAAATCTGAGGCAATGAAAAGAGAGAAATATCTAAAAACCGGAATCGGAAGAGAATTTATCAAAGATCTTATTCAAAAATTATAG
- the era gene encoding GTPase Era gives MSHKAGFVNIIGNPNVGKSTLMNAFVGERLSIITSKAQTTRHRILGIVNGEDFQLVLSDTPGIIKPAYEMQESMMNFVKSAFEDADILIYMVEIGEQDLKDEAFFNKIIYAKIPVLLLLNKIDNSNQEQLEEQVAFWKEKVPNAEIFPISALQNFNVPEVFSRIIELLPESPAYYPKDQLTDKPERFFVNETIREKILLNYSKEIPYAVEIVTEEFLEDDNIIRIRSVIMVERDTQKGIIIGHKGAALKKVGMDARIDLEKFFGKQIHIELYVKVNKNWRSNANMLKRFGYNQ, from the coding sequence ATGTCACATAAAGCAGGTTTTGTAAACATCATCGGGAATCCAAACGTTGGAAAATCAACATTGATGAACGCCTTTGTTGGAGAAAGATTATCGATCATTACTTCAAAAGCACAAACAACACGTCATAGAATCTTAGGAATCGTAAATGGCGAAGATTTTCAGTTGGTACTTTCAGATACGCCCGGAATTATAAAACCGGCTTATGAAATGCAGGAGTCGATGATGAACTTTGTAAAATCGGCTTTTGAAGATGCAGATATTTTGATTTATATGGTCGAAATAGGGGAGCAGGACTTAAAAGATGAAGCTTTCTTTAATAAAATCATCTATGCTAAAATTCCGGTTTTGCTATTGTTGAATAAAATCGACAACTCCAATCAGGAACAATTAGAAGAGCAGGTTGCTTTTTGGAAAGAGAAAGTGCCAAATGCTGAAATTTTCCCGATCTCGGCTTTACAGAATTTTAATGTGCCGGAAGTTTTTAGCCGAATTATCGAATTGTTACCGGAATCACCTGCTTATTATCCGAAAGATCAATTGACAGACAAACCGGAACGTTTTTTTGTGAACGAGACTATTCGTGAGAAAATCTTATTGAACTACAGCAAAGAGATTCCGTATGCGGTTGAAATCGTAACAGAAGAGTTTCTGGAAGACGATAATATTATCCGTATCCGTTCGGTAATTATGGTAGAGCGCGATACACAAAAAGGAATCATTATCGGACATAAAGGTGCCGCTCTGAAAAAAGTGGGAATGGATGCCAGAATAGATTTAGAGAAATTCTTCGGAAAACAAATTCATATCGAATTGTACGTAAAAGTGAATAAAAACTGGCGAAGTAATGCCAATATGCTGAAACGATTCGGGTATAATCAATAA
- the der gene encoding ribosome biogenesis GTPase Der — protein MNNIVAIVGRPNVGKSTLFNRLIQRREAIVDSVSGVTRDRNYGKSEWNGKEFSVIDTGGYVRGSDDVFEGEIRKQVELAIDEADVIIFVVDVEEGITPMDETVAKLLRKVTKPVLLAVNKVDNAMREKDAVEFYNLGLGDYFTFASISGSGTGDLLDALIDAFPEKPVVEVKEDLPRFAVVGRPNAGKSSFINALIGQDRYIVTDIAGTTRDAIDTKFDRFGFEFNLVDTAGIRRKAKVKEDLEFYSVMRSVRAIEHADICILVIDATRGFEGQDQSIFWLAEKNRKGVVILVNKWDLVEKDTMSTRDYEEKIKKELMPFTDVPILFVSALTKQRLLKALEATVQVFENRKQRIATSKFNEYMLKVIEAYPPPATKGKYVKIKYCMQLPTQTPQFVFFANMPQYVKEPYKRYLENKIRENWDFAGVPIDIYIREK, from the coding sequence ATGAATAACATTGTTGCGATAGTAGGAAGACCTAACGTGGGGAAATCAACCCTGTTTAATAGGCTGATACAAAGAAGAGAAGCTATTGTAGATTCAGTATCCGGGGTTACCCGTGATAGAAACTATGGTAAAAGCGAGTGGAACGGAAAAGAGTTTTCTGTAATTGATACGGGTGGATACGTTCGCGGATCTGATGACGTATTTGAAGGTGAAATCCGTAAACAGGTAGAACTGGCTATCGACGAAGCCGATGTTATTATTTTTGTAGTGGATGTTGAAGAAGGTATTACACCAATGGATGAAACAGTGGCCAAATTGTTGCGTAAAGTAACAAAGCCTGTTTTGTTAGCGGTAAACAAAGTAGACAACGCGATGCGTGAGAAAGACGCAGTTGAATTTTACAATCTTGGTCTTGGAGATTATTTTACTTTCGCTAGTATTTCAGGAAGCGGAACAGGAGATTTATTAGATGCTTTAATTGACGCATTTCCTGAGAAACCGGTTGTTGAGGTTAAAGAAGATTTACCACGTTTTGCAGTTGTAGGACGTCCGAATGCTGGTAAATCAAGTTTTATAAACGCTTTGATCGGACAGGATCGTTATATAGTAACCGATATTGCAGGAACTACCCGTGATGCAATTGATACAAAATTTGACCGTTTTGGTTTTGAATTTAATTTAGTAGATACTGCGGGAATCCGTCGTAAAGCTAAAGTGAAAGAAGATTTAGAGTTTTATTCTGTAATGCGTTCGGTTCGTGCCATCGAGCATGCAGATATCTGTATATTGGTTATCGACGCAACCCGTGGATTTGAAGGGCAGGATCAGAGTATTTTCTGGCTGGCTGAGAAAAACCGTAAAGGAGTTGTAATCTTGGTAAACAAGTGGGATTTGGTAGAAAAAGATACCATGTCGACTCGTGATTACGAAGAGAAAATCAAAAAAGAATTAATGCCTTTTACTGATGTGCCAATTTTATTCGTTTCGGCTTTAACCAAACAACGTTTGTTGAAAGCATTAGAAGCTACAGTTCAGGTTTTTGAAAACAGAAAACAAAGAATTGCTACTTCAAAATTCAACGAATACATGTTGAAAGTAATTGAAGCTTACCCGCCTCCGGCAACAAAAGGAAAGTATGTGAAAATTAAATATTGTATGCAGTTGCCAACGCAAACGCCTCAGTTTGTGTTTTTTGCCAACATGCCACAATACGTTAAAGAACCTTACAAACGTTACCTGGAAAATAAAATTAGAGAAAATTGGGATTTCGCAGGAGTGCCAATTGATATTTATATCAGAGAGAAATAA
- a CDS encoding outer membrane beta-barrel protein has protein sequence MTKYLYFLITFLFCYAASAQNDIVIKGTVVDINTQLPLELATVYFTTVKDSTVIEYATTDKNGAFSITTKKYDKPVFLKVNYMGYQPYFEEEKSLQESKDFGKLYLLENVNALKNVVIKSEAPPITIKKDTLEFNAASYKVRPDSNVETLLKQLPGFDVGTDGKVTVNGREVNQVLVNGKTFFGKDGAIALKNLPAEIIKKVQVSDFKTKKEELSRQESTSDFSSINITIDEKKNKGYFGKILGGYGSDDRYESSLILNFFNNKQKISLLASSNNINSTSFAMDEVFDTMGGGRNSKGNSSSGSGKGITQSNLVGLNYSDDWSKSWSGMGSYNFSNSVTNNDSKSDQVSFLPTGNIATSADSKTRNENTGNNANFELEYKIDPTTRLVITPKVNQSRSNNNSSSSSFSEDENGNSLNESTAKSYSESTNTSLGNTINFNKAFKKDYRNFNLSFDSNNTSTDSEARNLSQTIFYQDNKPNDDRNQKSLNNNKSDVYSLELEYTEPVTDSLRLRFGSNFAWNKEIKDAKTFDFDNATQSYSSLNESLTNYTTSKQNSFSPKVGMTWQKRKFTVNLNSRTAIVEFDNHSLYLNNATDLNKRYLLPYGDFQVRYKFSRSKNLSFKYDYSNALPTAVQLMPVLDLTNPLNTITGNPDLKPIEKNSANFSFRNYDFRTRSGYSLFVKGDYYNNDVVSTSIYDESGKRTTTYTNISGTYTTSIGGNWNQSVKRDAHLFRYGLGLNGSYSFDKGFTNAIMYNAKSTAITPKVNLSYEYGELLIISPSYSLSYNETKYENSSRDASSNVVHKINLQTTSYWPENLIFGNDFGYTYNSSISGNFKKDFYLWNTSLAYGFFDKKVYAKVKVYDVLNQNQSAVRTISTTSIRDEENTVLKRYIMFSVSYKIGNFAAEKGKKKRQREDF, from the coding sequence ATGACCAAATATTTATATTTCCTGATTACTTTCCTTTTTTGTTATGCGGCGAGTGCCCAAAATGATATTGTTATTAAAGGAACCGTAGTAGATATCAATACACAATTGCCGCTTGAGCTGGCAACGGTTTATTTTACCACGGTTAAAGATTCTACCGTAATCGAATATGCAACAACCGATAAAAATGGGGCTTTTAGCATTACCACTAAAAAGTATGATAAACCTGTTTTTCTTAAGGTTAATTATATGGGATATCAGCCTTATTTTGAGGAAGAAAAGAGCCTTCAGGAGAGTAAGGATTTCGGGAAGTTGTATTTGCTTGAAAATGTAAACGCCTTAAAAAATGTCGTGATAAAAAGTGAAGCACCGCCAATTACCATTAAAAAAGACACTTTAGAATTTAATGCGGCTTCCTATAAAGTCCGTCCGGACTCCAATGTAGAGACTTTATTGAAACAATTACCGGGTTTTGATGTGGGAACAGATGGAAAGGTGACGGTAAACGGTAGAGAAGTCAATCAGGTTCTGGTGAACGGGAAAACTTTCTTTGGTAAAGACGGTGCGATTGCGTTAAAAAATCTGCCTGCGGAAATAATTAAAAAGGTTCAGGTGTCTGATTTTAAAACGAAGAAAGAAGAGCTCTCCAGGCAGGAATCAACTTCGGATTTTTCAAGTATCAACATTACAATTGACGAAAAGAAGAACAAGGGGTACTTTGGAAAAATATTGGGAGGTTATGGCTCCGACGATCGTTATGAAAGCAGTCTGATCTTGAACTTTTTTAATAACAAACAGAAAATTAGTCTTTTGGCTTCTTCCAACAATATTAATTCCACAAGTTTTGCGATGGATGAGGTTTTTGATACGATGGGAGGCGGACGAAATAGTAAAGGAAATAGCAGTTCGGGCAGTGGCAAAGGAATTACACAGTCTAATTTAGTAGGACTTAATTACTCCGATGACTGGTCGAAAAGCTGGTCGGGAATGGGAAGTTATAATTTTTCGAATTCCGTTACTAATAATGACAGTAAATCCGATCAGGTGAGTTTTTTACCTACTGGAAATATTGCTACTTCGGCCGATTCTAAAACCAGAAATGAAAATACCGGAAACAACGCGAATTTTGAGTTAGAATATAAAATTGATCCCACAACCCGATTGGTCATAACGCCAAAAGTCAATCAGTCCCGTTCGAATAATAACTCATCTTCATCGAGTTTTTCGGAAGATGAAAATGGAAATTCTCTGAATGAAAGTACTGCTAAATCCTACTCGGAAAGTACGAATACAAGTTTGGGGAATACCATCAATTTTAATAAAGCTTTCAAGAAGGACTATCGCAATTTTAATCTTTCTTTTGACAGCAATAACACCAGTACAGACAGCGAAGCCAGGAATCTTTCGCAGACTATTTTTTATCAGGACAACAAACCTAATGACGATAGAAATCAGAAAAGCCTAAACAACAATAAAAGTGATGTTTATTCTCTCGAACTTGAATATACAGAGCCGGTGACAGATTCTTTAAGATTAAGATTCGGATCAAATTTTGCCTGGAATAAAGAGATCAAAGATGCAAAAACATTCGATTTCGACAACGCAACACAATCGTATTCAAGTTTGAATGAATCGTTAACGAATTATACCACTTCAAAGCAAAATTCCTTCAGTCCGAAAGTTGGGATGACCTGGCAAAAGCGAAAATTTACTGTTAATTTAAACAGCAGAACTGCAATTGTAGAGTTTGACAATCATTCCTTATACCTTAATAATGCTACCGATTTGAACAAACGATATCTTTTGCCTTATGGGGATTTTCAGGTTCGATACAAATTTAGCCGTTCGAAAAATTTGTCATTCAAATACGATTATTCCAATGCGCTTCCTACAGCGGTTCAATTAATGCCGGTTTTAGATTTAACGAATCCGTTAAATACAATTACCGGAAATCCTGATTTGAAGCCTATTGAAAAAAACAGTGCTAATTTTAGTTTTAGAAACTATGATTTCCGTACGCGTTCCGGTTACAGTTTGTTTGTAAAAGGAGATTATTATAACAACGATGTGGTTTCGACTTCAATTTATGATGAAAGTGGAAAGAGAACTACTACCTATACTAATATCTCAGGAACTTACACAACTTCGATTGGTGGAAACTGGAATCAGTCAGTAAAAAGAGATGCTCACCTTTTTAGATATGGTTTGGGATTGAATGGAAGTTATTCTTTTGATAAAGGATTTACCAATGCCATCATGTATAATGCGAAATCAACAGCGATTACTCCAAAAGTTAATTTAAGCTATGAGTATGGTGAGCTGTTAATCATTTCACCATCTTATAGTTTGTCTTATAACGAAACCAAGTACGAGAATTCTTCAAGAGATGCCAGTTCAAACGTGGTGCACAAAATCAATTTGCAGACGACAAGTTACTGGCCCGAAAATCTGATTTTTGGAAATGATTTTGGCTACACTTATAATTCGAGTATTTCGGGTAATTTCAAAAAAGATTTTTATCTGTGGAATACAAGTCTGGCCTATGGTTTCTTTGATAAAAAAGTGTACGCCAAAGTAAAAGTTTATGACGTTTTAAACCAAAATCAAAGCGCAGTAAGGACGATTTCGACGACATCAATCCGTGATGAAGAAAACACTGTTTTGAAACGCTATATTATGTTCTCAGTAAGTTATAAAATAGGTAATTTTGCTGCTGAAAAAGGGAAAAAGAAAAGGCAAAGAGAGGACTTTTAA
- a CDS encoding DUF2490 domain-containing protein: MKVLRLLFCFGLVSPFLMAQNLTKTDHQTLTWIRYYNILPISEKWAVHSEIDNRSFVNPIHENLFVIRLQGRYRIHKNIDLGAGFAYFNVNTQDPKLDPDFSIPEYRMQQDVTFIHDAARITFHNRFQLEERFFQKATKTELLNDFSFAYRFRYRLQATFDLWKKEKQSLKATLSDEIMFNFGKDNKRNTFDQNRIYTALRYHFNPNVGLELGYLKNFQRRASGVDFYDRDIIRFTFYHRINRKPRI, encoded by the coding sequence ATGAAAGTTCTCAGATTACTATTCTGTTTTGGTTTGGTAAGCCCATTTTTAATGGCTCAGAACCTGACAAAAACAGACCACCAAACCTTAACCTGGATCAGGTATTATAACATTTTACCTATCAGTGAAAAGTGGGCGGTTCATTCTGAAATTGACAACAGAAGTTTTGTCAATCCTATTCATGAAAATTTATTTGTTATAAGACTTCAGGGAAGATATCGAATTCATAAAAACATCGATTTGGGAGCCGGTTTTGCTTATTTCAATGTAAATACGCAGGATCCAAAGCTTGATCCGGATTTTTCAATTCCGGAATATCGAATGCAGCAGGATGTCACTTTTATTCATGATGCTGCTAGAATTACCTTTCACAACCGTTTCCAACTGGAAGAACGATTCTTTCAAAAAGCAACCAAAACAGAACTACTAAACGATTTTTCTTTTGCTTACCGATTCCGCTATAGATTACAAGCCACATTTGATCTCTGGAAAAAAGAAAAACAGAGTTTAAAAGCTACTCTTTCGGACGAAATCATGTTTAATTTCGGCAAAGACAACAAACGAAATACCTTTGACCAAAACAGAATTTATACTGCTTTACGTTATCATTTCAATCCTAATGTTGGTTTGGAATTAGGCTACCTGAAAAACTTCCAAAGACGAGCCAGCGGAGTCGATTTTTATGACAGGGATATTATCCGATTTACTTTCTATCACAGAATTAATCGTAAACCCAGGATTTAA
- a CDS encoding TonB-dependent receptor — protein sequence MKNSTKNILTILSFLTFSISFAQNIEGVVKTGENIPLEAANIVIKGTTSNTTSDQNGKFSIDSRGKLPLTLLVQYVGYKTTEIELADLPIAPLQITIKEENELIEVVVSSRRRIEKVQDVPIAVSVITGKQAEQTGAFNVNRIKELVPSVQLYSSNPRNTGINIRSLGSPFGLTNDGIDPGVGFYVDGVYYARPAATTLDFIDVEQIEVLRGPQGSLFGKNTTSGAFNITTRKPSFTSGADFEVSYGNYAFLQAKASVTGALGKKVAGRISFSGTQRDGLIDNVATGRPTNSLNNQGIRGQLLFTPSENTNIILAADITTQRPDGYAQVVAGVAPTQRAAYRQFDAIIKDLNYQLPSQNAFDRKIDHDTPWRSGQDMGGISLNIDTKIGTGTLTSTTAWRFWNWDPSNDRDFTGLQVLAKSQNPTRQTQFTQEVRYAGQLTSKLSGVVGAFFIDQTSQTDGTEESGNAQWRFSQSSTSPLWKTPGLFEGYGIKTDARIRASSAAVFGQVDWAITERLHVLPGVRYNFDKKDAQYSRTTYGGLQTTDPALLALKKSVYSDQSFASNTDNTDFSGNITVSYKASDKINAYATYAKSYKPVGVNVAGLPTDSKGLPLLDLAVIKPEKVNHYEVGVKTSPFKNSIFNLTFFNTEIKDFQTNVQAAELGVNRGYLANADKVRVRGVELDASFVFSQHLTVNAAATYTDGKYVKFTNAPLPLEETGAPVAFKDVSGSTLPGASKWAGSLGGELSDNAKFFGNKGKIFLAVDSYARSEFSSSPSASKYLVVPGYAIFNARLGFRASDGLSIHFWGRNLLNKDYYEQLLPAGGNAGQYAAVLGDQRTYGITLKYSL from the coding sequence ATGAAAAATTCGACAAAAAATATACTTACAATATTATCTTTTTTAACTTTCTCCATATCATTTGCACAAAACATTGAAGGTGTTGTTAAAACAGGCGAAAACATCCCTTTAGAAGCAGCAAACATTGTTATAAAAGGGACAACCTCAAATACTACTTCCGATCAAAACGGAAAGTTCAGCATCGACAGCAGAGGAAAACTTCCGTTAACCTTATTAGTTCAATACGTAGGTTATAAAACTACAGAGATTGAACTTGCCGATTTACCAATAGCACCGCTTCAGATAACCATTAAAGAAGAAAACGAACTTATTGAAGTAGTGGTTTCTTCACGACGCAGAATCGAAAAAGTTCAGGACGTGCCCATCGCTGTATCGGTAATTACCGGTAAACAGGCAGAACAAACCGGAGCTTTTAATGTTAACCGAATTAAAGAACTCGTTCCTTCTGTACAATTATACTCTTCAAATCCAAGAAATACGGGAATTAATATTCGTAGTCTTGGTTCTCCTTTCGGACTTACGAATGACGGAATTGATCCGGGTGTTGGTTTTTATGTAGACGGGGTTTATTATGCCCGTCCGGCAGCCACTACCCTAGATTTTATTGACGTCGAACAAATTGAAGTACTACGTGGACCACAAGGATCATTATTTGGAAAAAATACTACCTCTGGTGCCTTTAACATTACCACTCGCAAACCAAGTTTTACTTCAGGTGCTGATTTTGAAGTGAGTTATGGAAATTATGCATTTCTTCAGGCAAAAGCATCCGTTACAGGAGCTTTGGGTAAAAAAGTAGCGGGTCGTATCTCCTTTTCAGGTACACAACGCGATGGTTTGATCGACAATGTAGCAACCGGAAGACCAACAAACAGTTTAAACAATCAGGGAATCAGAGGACAATTGCTTTTTACTCCTTCAGAAAATACTAATATTATTTTGGCAGCCGATATCACAACGCAACGTCCGGACGGATACGCACAGGTTGTGGCTGGTGTCGCGCCCACACAAAGAGCTGCTTACAGACAATTTGATGCTATCATTAAAGATTTAAACTATCAGCTTCCAAGTCAAAATGCTTTTGATCGAAAAATCGATCACGATACTCCATGGCGTTCAGGACAGGACATGGGAGGTATTTCTCTTAATATTGATACTAAGATTGGAACAGGAACACTTACTTCAACAACTGCGTGGCGTTTTTGGAACTGGGATCCGTCAAATGACAGAGACTTTACAGGATTACAAGTTTTGGCTAAATCTCAAAACCCAACCAGACAGACTCAATTTACACAGGAAGTACGTTACGCAGGTCAGCTGACTTCTAAACTTAGCGGTGTTGTTGGTGCCTTCTTTATTGATCAGACTTCGCAGACTGACGGAACAGAAGAATCCGGTAATGCACAGTGGAGATTCTCACAAAGCAGTACCAGTCCTTTATGGAAAACTCCGGGTCTTTTTGAAGGATACGGGATTAAAACAGATGCCAGAATCAGAGCTTCCAGTGCCGCTGTTTTTGGCCAGGTTGACTGGGCAATTACCGAGCGTTTACATGTATTACCGGGTGTAAGATACAACTTCGACAAAAAAGATGCTCAATACAGCCGTACTACTTACGGTGGTCTTCAAACTACTGATCCGGCTTTACTGGCACTTAAAAAATCAGTTTACTCTGACCAGTCTTTTGCTTCGAATACAGACAATACCGATTTCTCAGGAAACATAACCGTATCTTATAAAGCATCTGATAAAATCAACGCTTATGCTACTTACGCTAAAAGCTACAAACCTGTGGGTGTGAATGTTGCAGGACTTCCAACAGATTCTAAAGGACTACCGTTATTGGATCTGGCAGTAATCAAACCTGAAAAAGTAAATCATTATGAAGTTGGAGTAAAAACTTCTCCGTTCAAGAATTCTATATTTAACCTGACTTTCTTTAATACAGAAATCAAAGACTTTCAAACGAATGTTCAGGCTGCCGAACTTGGTGTAAACCGCGGTTACCTTGCCAATGCCGATAAAGTACGTGTAAGAGGTGTTGAACTTGATGCCAGCTTTGTTTTTAGCCAGCACCTGACTGTAAATGCAGCCGCCACTTATACTGATGGAAAATATGTTAAGTTTACCAATGCACCACTTCCGTTAGAAGAGACAGGAGCTCCTGTAGCTTTTAAAGATGTTTCGGGATCAACTTTACCTGGTGCTTCAAAATGGGCAGGATCTTTAGGAGGTGAGCTTTCTGACAATGCGAAATTCTTTGGAAATAAAGGGAAAATTTTCCTTGCCGTTGATTCTTATGCACGTTCTGAATTTTCATCAAGTCCTTCTGCTTCAAAATACTTAGTGGTTCCGGGGTATGCTATTTTTAATGCTCGTTTAGGGTTTCGTGCATCAGACGGATTATCTATTCATTTCTGGGGCCGTAACTTATTAAACAAAGATTATTATGAGCAATTGCTGCCTGCCGGTGGAAATGCAGGACAATACGCCGCTGTACTTGGTGATCAAAGAACCTATGGTATCACTTTAAAATATTCATTATAA